The following coding sequences lie in one Mycteria americana isolate JAX WOST 10 ecotype Jacksonville Zoo and Gardens chromosome 13, USCA_MyAme_1.0, whole genome shotgun sequence genomic window:
- the GSC2 gene encoding homeobox protein goosecoid-2 isoform X4, which translates to MAAVSGTGASDGHWPLGRTSGTGSPGKRSWDGPASALGDQEGAEMWLSGVQRSVYRLGFDYQQLSKVSFYKPKMEDVLSPPVDRMCQALLFALGKVGARRPLPSRVTVLGRSLIPVSLAGQKKLGIELTKLWGSLAAPGSHPGCSGLTEPPISCGTETTLLPKLLRDPVACLPGHGGSRQQSSPSFPDAEQGYSSAVQEVATCH; encoded by the exons ATGGCGGCTGTAAG CGGCACTGGGGCGAGCGATGGGCATTGGCCGCTTGGGCGAACCAGCGGCACGGGCAGCCCAGGAAAGCGCAGCTGGGACGGGCCGGCGTCTGCACTGGGTGACCAGGAGGGTGCTGAGATGTGGCTCTCTGG GGTGCAGAGAAGTGTCTACCGATTGGGATTTGATTACCAGCAGCTATCAAAAGTCTCTTT TTATAAACCCAAGATGGAAGATGTCCTCTCTCCTCCTGTGGATCGCATGTGCCAGGCCTTGCTGTTTGCCCTCGGGAAGGTCGGTGCCAGGCGTCCCCTCCCGTCCCGAGTCACCGTTCTCGGCCGTAGCCTCATCCCAGTTTCTCTCGCTGGACAGAAGAAGTTGGGAATCGAACTGACAAAGCTTTGGGGAAGCCTGGCTGCCCCAGGCAGCCACCCTGGCTGCTCTGGGCTCACTGAACCACCCATCAGCTGTGGCACCGAGACCACGCTCCTGCCCAAGCTGCTGCGGGACCCcgttgcctgcctgcctggacacggaggcagcaggcagcaatcctccccttcctttcctgATGCCGAGCAGGGGTACAGCTCAGCTGTACAGGAGGTGGCTACATGCCACTAA
- the GSC2 gene encoding homeobox protein goosecoid-2 isoform X2, which translates to MHATELHPAAIKKVLLAGFDLEGLFFPWVVSHSGTGASDGHWPLGRTSGTGSPGKRSWDGPASALGDQEGAEMWLSGVQRSVYRLGFDYQQLSKVSFYKPKMEDVLSPPVDRMCQALLFALGKVGARRPLPSRVTVLGRSLIPVSLAGQKKLGIELTKLWGSLAAPGSHPGCSGLTEPPISCGTETTLLPKLLRDPVACLPGHGGSRQQSSPSFPDAEQGYSSAVQEVATCH; encoded by the exons ATGCATGCCACTGAACTTCACCCAGCAGCTATCAAGAAAGTGCTCCTGGCTGGTTTTGACCTTGAAGGATTGTTTTTCCCCTGGGTTGTTTCTCACAGCGGCACTGGGGCGAGCGATGGGCATTGGCCGCTTGGGCGAACCAGCGGCACGGGCAGCCCAGGAAAGCGCAGCTGGGACGGGCCGGCGTCTGCACTGGGTGACCAGGAGGGTGCTGAGATGTGGCTCTCTGG GGTGCAGAGAAGTGTCTACCGATTGGGATTTGATTACCAGCAGCTATCAAAAGTCTCTTT TTATAAACCCAAGATGGAAGATGTCCTCTCTCCTCCTGTGGATCGCATGTGCCAGGCCTTGCTGTTTGCCCTCGGGAAGGTCGGTGCCAGGCGTCCCCTCCCGTCCCGAGTCACCGTTCTCGGCCGTAGCCTCATCCCAGTTTCTCTCGCTGGACAGAAGAAGTTGGGAATCGAACTGACAAAGCTTTGGGGAAGCCTGGCTGCCCCAGGCAGCCACCCTGGCTGCTCTGGGCTCACTGAACCACCCATCAGCTGTGGCACCGAGACCACGCTCCTGCCCAAGCTGCTGCGGGACCCcgttgcctgcctgcctggacacggaggcagcaggcagcaatcctccccttcctttcctgATGCCGAGCAGGGGTACAGCTCAGCTGTACAGGAGGTGGCTACATGCCACTAA
- the GSC2 gene encoding homeobox protein goosecoid-2 isoform X1, which yields MPLNFTQQLSRKCSWLVLTLKDCFSPGLFLTAALGRAMGIGRLGEPAARAAQESAAGTGRRLHWVTRRVLRCGSLGCREVSTDWDLITSSYQKSLSTRFSYKPKMEDVLSPPVDRMCQALLFALGKVGARRPLPSRVTVLGRSLIPVSLAGQKKLGIELTKLWGSLAAPGSHPGCSGLTEPPISCGTETTLLPKLLRDPVACLPGHGGSRQQSSPSFPDAEQGYSSAVQEVATCH from the exons ATGCCACTGAACTTCACCCAGCAGCTATCAAGAAAGTGCTCCTGGCTGGTTTTGACCTTGAAGGATTGTTTTTCCCCTGGGTTGTTTCTCACAGCGGCACTGGGGCGAGCGATGGGCATTGGCCGCTTGGGCGAACCAGCGGCACGGGCAGCCCAGGAAAGCGCAGCTGGGACGGGCCGGCGTCTGCACTGGGTGACCAGGAGGGTGCTGAGATGTGGCTCTCTGG GGTGCAGAGAAGTGTCTACCGATTGGGATTTGATTACCAGCAGCTATCAAAAGTCTCTTT CTACTCGTTTCAGTTATAAACCCAAGATGGAAGATGTCCTCTCTCCTCCTGTGGATCGCATGTGCCAGGCCTTGCTGTTTGCCCTCGGGAAGGTCGGTGCCAGGCGTCCCCTCCCGTCCCGAGTCACCGTTCTCGGCCGTAGCCTCATCCCAGTTTCTCTCGCTGGACAGAAGAAGTTGGGAATCGAACTGACAAAGCTTTGGGGAAGCCTGGCTGCCCCAGGCAGCCACCCTGGCTGCTCTGGGCTCACTGAACCACCCATCAGCTGTGGCACCGAGACCACGCTCCTGCCCAAGCTGCTGCGGGACCCcgttgcctgcctgcctggacacggaggcagcaggcagcaatcctccccttcctttcctgATGCCGAGCAGGGGTACAGCTCAGCTGTACAGGAGGTGGCTACATGCCACTAA
- the GSC2 gene encoding homeobox protein goosecoid-2 isoform X5, whose product MGIGRLGEPAARAAQESAAGTGRRLHWVTRRVLRCGSLGCREVSTDWDLITSSYQKSLSTRFSYKPKMEDVLSPPVDRMCQALLFALGKVGARRPLPSRVTVLGRSLIPVSLAGQKKLGIELTKLWGSLAAPGSHPGCSGLTEPPISCGTETTLLPKLLRDPVACLPGHGGSRQQSSPSFPDAEQGYSSAVQEVATCH is encoded by the exons ATGGGCATTGGCCGCTTGGGCGAACCAGCGGCACGGGCAGCCCAGGAAAGCGCAGCTGGGACGGGCCGGCGTCTGCACTGGGTGACCAGGAGGGTGCTGAGATGTGGCTCTCTGG GGTGCAGAGAAGTGTCTACCGATTGGGATTTGATTACCAGCAGCTATCAAAAGTCTCTTT CTACTCGTTTCAGTTATAAACCCAAGATGGAAGATGTCCTCTCTCCTCCTGTGGATCGCATGTGCCAGGCCTTGCTGTTTGCCCTCGGGAAGGTCGGTGCCAGGCGTCCCCTCCCGTCCCGAGTCACCGTTCTCGGCCGTAGCCTCATCCCAGTTTCTCTCGCTGGACAGAAGAAGTTGGGAATCGAACTGACAAAGCTTTGGGGAAGCCTGGCTGCCCCAGGCAGCCACCCTGGCTGCTCTGGGCTCACTGAACCACCCATCAGCTGTGGCACCGAGACCACGCTCCTGCCCAAGCTGCTGCGGGACCCcgttgcctgcctgcctggacacggaggcagcaggcagcaatcctccccttcctttcctgATGCCGAGCAGGGGTACAGCTCAGCTGTACAGGAGGTGGCTACATGCCACTAA
- the GSC2 gene encoding homeobox protein goosecoid-2 isoform X3 produces MSSEPAPDADAGAGRRGLKKPCSFSIEDILSSPAEKSPQVLVPLCLRGILDCAPKGLCELETIPASSLQEEEEEEEEELEGAGCNCCCCSHTSAHSRQDLPSWLDARFPWPMQLFHSAVRVCKSPQGSPAKLQTFHQIQRRTRRHRTIFTEDQLQALETLFHQNQYPDVITREHLANRIHLKEERVEVWFKNRRAKWRHQKRASASALILQGTKMPSEESC; encoded by the exons ATGTCTTCGGAGCCAGCACCGGATGCCGATGCCGGCGCCGGCAGGAGAGGCCTCAAGAAGCCGTGTTCGTTCAGCATCGAGGACATCCTCTCCAGCCCGGCAGAGAAGAGCCCCCAGGTCCTGGTCCCGCTGTGCCTGCGGGGCATCTTGGACTGCGCACCCAAGGGGCTGTGTGAGCTGGAGACCATCCCGGCCAGCtccctgcaggaggaggaggaggaggaggaggaagagctggaaggTGCAGgctgcaactgctgctgctgttctcacaCGAGCGCCCATTCCCGGCAGGACTTGCCAAGTTGGCTGG ACGCCCGGTTCCCCTGGCCCATGCAGCTCTTCCACTCGGCGGTCAGGGTCTGCAAGAGTCCCCAGGGGAGCCCGGCCAAGCTGCAGACTTTCCACCAGATCCAGCGCCGGACACGCCGGCATCGCACCATATTCACCGAGGACCAGCTGCAGGCCCTGGAGACACTTTTCCATCAGAACCAGTACCCGGACGTCATCACCCGCGAGCACCTGGCAAACCGCATTCACTTGAAGGAGGAGAGGGTAGAG GTTTGGTTTAAAAATCGGCGGGCCAAGTGGCGGCATCAGAAGAGGGCGTCTGCTTCAGCGCTGATCCTTCAAGGCACCAAGATGCCCTCTGAGGAGAGCTGTTAG
- the ESS2 gene encoding splicing factor ESS-2 homolog isoform X2 — protein MEGAAVPAASPGALVPAAAAGTAAAAGKEATPRHPKKILDEEAYIESLEKIIQRDFFPDVEKLRAQKEYLEAEENGDLEKMRQIAIKFGSSLGKSSRDTPAPYVTPATFETPEVHPGSLPPGNKSKAGIKAAEEGEAEKDDKDALPSLDSFLAKHTSEDNASFEQIMEVAKEKEKVKHAWLYGAEEEYAQRRNENLALPSAEQQALENVKAGLETWEYTARNTLMYYPTGVPDEDDVFKKPREVVHRNTRFVKDPFSQAVSKSQLQQAAALNAQYKQGKVGPDGKELIPQESPKVNGYGFVATPSPAPGVNESPFMTWGEIESTPLRLEGSETPYVDRTPGPAFKILEPGRRERLGLKMANEVAAKNRAKKQEALRKVTENLASLTPKGLSPAMSPALQRLVNRTASKYTDKALRASYTPSPAHTGTPGYKTPASGHHTPTSTPQSRTVSQTPVSQDTTSITDNLLQLPKRRKASDFF, from the exons ATGGAGGGGGCGGCGGTTCCGGCGGCCTCCCCCGGCGCCTTGgtgcccgctgccgccgcgggcaccgccgcggcggcggggaaggaggCGACCCCGAGGCACCCGAAGAAGATCCTGGACGAGGAGGCCTACATCGAG AGTTTAGAGAAGATCATTCAGCGAGACTTCTTTCCTGATGTGGAGAAGTTGCGAGCGCAGAAGGAGTATCTGGAGGCTGAAGAAAACGGTGACTTGGAGAAAATGAGACAAATTGCTATCAAGTTTGGTTCCTCGTTGGGTAAATCATCGAGGGACACACCGGCACCCT aTGTTACTCCAGCCACGTTTGAAACCCCAGAAGTGCATCCAGGTAGTCTTCCACCAGGGAATAAATCCAAAGCTGGCATCAAAGCTGCAGAGGAAG gagaagcagaaaaagatgaTAAAGATGCACTTCCCAGTCTGGACAGCTTCTTAGCAAAACACACAAGTGAAGATAACGCTTCGTTTGAGCAGATCATGGAAGTGgccaaagagaaggagaaagtcAAGCATGCTTGGCTGTACGGTGCAGAAGAGGAGTATGCCCAG CGACGAAATGAGAACCTGGCACTTCCTTCAGCAGAGCAGCAAGCTCTGGAGAATGTGAAAGCTGGATTGGAGACCTGGGAGTACACAGCTCGAAACACGCTCATGTATTATCCGACAG gtGTACCTGATGAGGATGACGTATTTAAGAAGCCCAGGGAAGTTGTCCATCGAAACACTCGTTTTGTGAAGGACCCTTTTAGCCAAGCCGTGAGCAAGTCACAGCTCCAGCAAGCTGCAGCCCTCAATGCTCAG tacaaaCAGGGCAAAGTGGGACCAGATGGGAAAGAACTGATACCCCAAGAGTCTCCAAAAGTGAATGGATATGGATTTGTGGCtaccccctctcctgcccctg GTGTGAACGAGTCTCCTTTTATGACATGGGGTGAAATCGAAAGCACCCCTTTGCGTCTGGAAGGGTCAGAAACGCCGTATGTGGACAGAACACCTGGACCAGCCTTCAAG ATCCTGGAGCCTGGGCGCCGTGAGAGGTTAGGACTCAAGATGGCAAATGAAGTGGCAGCTAAAAACCGAGCGAAGAAGCAGGAGGCACTTCGAAAAGTGACGGAAAACTTGGCCAG CCTCACTCCGAAAGGACTAAGCCCAGCAATGTCACCAGCTTTGCAAAGACTAGTAAACAGGACTGCAAGTAAATATACCGACAAAGCCCTGCGAGCCAGCTAtactccttccccagcccacacAGGAACTCCTGGTTACAAGACCCCAGCAAGTGGGCATCATACACCCACAAGCACTCCACAATCTAGGACAGTATCTCAGACGCCAGTATCTCAGGATACTACGTCGATCACAGACAATTTACTGCAGCTTCCTAAAAGAAGGAAGGCATCTGATTTCTTCTGA
- the ESS2 gene encoding splicing factor ESS-2 homolog isoform X1 yields the protein MEGAAVPAASPGALVPAAAAGTAAAAGKEATPRHPKKILDEEAYIELSLCLQSLEKIIQRDFFPDVEKLRAQKEYLEAEENGDLEKMRQIAIKFGSSLGKSSRDTPAPYVTPATFETPEVHPGSLPPGNKSKAGIKAAEEGEAEKDDKDALPSLDSFLAKHTSEDNASFEQIMEVAKEKEKVKHAWLYGAEEEYAQRRNENLALPSAEQQALENVKAGLETWEYTARNTLMYYPTGVPDEDDVFKKPREVVHRNTRFVKDPFSQAVSKSQLQQAAALNAQYKQGKVGPDGKELIPQESPKVNGYGFVATPSPAPGVNESPFMTWGEIESTPLRLEGSETPYVDRTPGPAFKILEPGRRERLGLKMANEVAAKNRAKKQEALRKVTENLASLTPKGLSPAMSPALQRLVNRTASKYTDKALRASYTPSPAHTGTPGYKTPASGHHTPTSTPQSRTVSQTPVSQDTTSITDNLLQLPKRRKASDFF from the exons ATGGAGGGGGCGGCGGTTCCGGCGGCCTCCCCCGGCGCCTTGgtgcccgctgccgccgcgggcaccgccgcggcggcggggaaggaggCGACCCCGAGGCACCCGAAGAAGATCCTGGACGAGGAGGCCTACATCGAG TTGTCTCTCTGTTTGCAGAGTTTAGAGAAGATCATTCAGCGAGACTTCTTTCCTGATGTGGAGAAGTTGCGAGCGCAGAAGGAGTATCTGGAGGCTGAAGAAAACGGTGACTTGGAGAAAATGAGACAAATTGCTATCAAGTTTGGTTCCTCGTTGGGTAAATCATCGAGGGACACACCGGCACCCT aTGTTACTCCAGCCACGTTTGAAACCCCAGAAGTGCATCCAGGTAGTCTTCCACCAGGGAATAAATCCAAAGCTGGCATCAAAGCTGCAGAGGAAG gagaagcagaaaaagatgaTAAAGATGCACTTCCCAGTCTGGACAGCTTCTTAGCAAAACACACAAGTGAAGATAACGCTTCGTTTGAGCAGATCATGGAAGTGgccaaagagaaggagaaagtcAAGCATGCTTGGCTGTACGGTGCAGAAGAGGAGTATGCCCAG CGACGAAATGAGAACCTGGCACTTCCTTCAGCAGAGCAGCAAGCTCTGGAGAATGTGAAAGCTGGATTGGAGACCTGGGAGTACACAGCTCGAAACACGCTCATGTATTATCCGACAG gtGTACCTGATGAGGATGACGTATTTAAGAAGCCCAGGGAAGTTGTCCATCGAAACACTCGTTTTGTGAAGGACCCTTTTAGCCAAGCCGTGAGCAAGTCACAGCTCCAGCAAGCTGCAGCCCTCAATGCTCAG tacaaaCAGGGCAAAGTGGGACCAGATGGGAAAGAACTGATACCCCAAGAGTCTCCAAAAGTGAATGGATATGGATTTGTGGCtaccccctctcctgcccctg GTGTGAACGAGTCTCCTTTTATGACATGGGGTGAAATCGAAAGCACCCCTTTGCGTCTGGAAGGGTCAGAAACGCCGTATGTGGACAGAACACCTGGACCAGCCTTCAAG ATCCTGGAGCCTGGGCGCCGTGAGAGGTTAGGACTCAAGATGGCAAATGAAGTGGCAGCTAAAAACCGAGCGAAGAAGCAGGAGGCACTTCGAAAAGTGACGGAAAACTTGGCCAG CCTCACTCCGAAAGGACTAAGCCCAGCAATGTCACCAGCTTTGCAAAGACTAGTAAACAGGACTGCAAGTAAATATACCGACAAAGCCCTGCGAGCCAGCTAtactccttccccagcccacacAGGAACTCCTGGTTACAAGACCCCAGCAAGTGGGCATCATACACCCACAAGCACTCCACAATCTAGGACAGTATCTCAGACGCCAGTATCTCAGGATACTACGTCGATCACAGACAATTTACTGCAGCTTCCTAAAAGAAGGAAGGCATCTGATTTCTTCTGA
- the TSSK2 gene encoding testis-specific serine/threonine-protein kinase 2 — MDDAVVLGKKGYSLSNTLGEGSYGKVKSAYCDRLKRNVAVKIIDKRKTPRDFLERFLPREIEALRRLHHPSIIKTYEIFETSAGKVYIVMELGEKGDLLDYIKITGAMKEDIARIKFQQLASAIKHCHDSDFAHRDLKCENILLDEDLNIKLSDFGFSKSLSRDENGRTILSKTFCGSAAYAAPEVLQGIPCDPRISDIWSLGVILYTMVYAFMPFDDSNVRKMICIQKQHRIPFPNSKYLTAECKDLIHHLLQPNVSQRLCIDEVLKHSWLQTPKSTIPSPLPAAEEGECSQNLHEGKPEHKQQAKSHSAEGEGEKATGSS; from the coding sequence ATGGATGACGCTGTGGTGCTTGGAAAGAAAGGCTATAGCCTGAGCAACACGCTAGGAGAAGGTTCTTATGGCAAAGTGAAATCCGCCTACTGCGACCGGCTGAAACGTAATGTGGCTGTCAAGATAATCGACAAGAGGAAAACTCCTCGGGACTTCCTGGAAAGATTTCTCCCCAGGGAAATAGAGGCTTTGAGACGTTTGCACCACCCCTCAATCATCAAAACCTATGAGATTTTTGAGACATCAGCTGGGAAAGTGTACATTGTGATggagctgggggaaaagggagaCCTCCTAGACTACATCAAGATCACGGGAGCTATGAAAGAGGACATCGCTCGCATCAAGTTTCAGCAGTTGGCTTCTGCCATCAAGCATTGCCACGACTCAGACTTTGCTCACAGGGACCTGAAATGTGAGAACATCCTTCTCGATGAAGATCTCAACATCAAGCTGTCAGACTTTGGCTTTTCCAAATCCTTGTCTCGGGATGAAAATGGAAGAACTATTCTCAGCAAAACCTTCTGTGGGTCTGCTGCATACGCAGCCCCTGAAGTGCTACAGGGCATTCCTTGTGACCCCAGGATTTCTGACATATGGAGCCTGGGTGTCATCCTGTATACAATGGTCTACGCTTTCATGCCATTTGATGATTCCAATGTCAGGAAAATGATCTGTATTCAGAAACAACACAGGATTCCCTTCCCCAACTCAAAATACCTGACTGCAGAGTGCAAGGACCTCATTCACCACTTGCTCCAGCCCAATGTGTCTCAGAGGTTGTGCATAGATGAAGTTTTGAAACACTCATGGTTGCAGACCCCAAAATCCACgatcccttcccctctgccagctgcagaagagggTGAGTGCTCGCAAAACCTGCATGAAGGAAAGCCTGAGCACAAGCAACAAGCCAAATCCCATTctgcagaaggggaaggagagaaggcaacGGGATCCTCTTAA